ATGCACCAGGTTCCAGGTGTAGGAGTCGTGGTGGTCGACCACGATCACGTCCGGCGTCACGCGCCGAGGCTAGCCCCCGCGGGACACGGCTTAACGGCGCAGGGCGCGGCAGGCGTCCGGCACGGGCTGGCCGCCGGTCTCGGTGCAGCCGTCGAACGCCTTCAGCCGCGCCATCAGCTCCGCGACCTCGGCCTGCCGGCGCGGGCTGGTGAAGGCGTTGCGGCGCTCGTAACGGTCGCGGGCGTAGGAGTAGTACTCATAACCCCACCTCACCTTGTCCCGGCGGGGGTCGAGGTCGAAGCGCGCCAGCAGCGCGGAGCGGCTGCGCACGGCGGTGAAGGACGGGATCCGGTCGAGCTCGGTGCCGCTGAAGGCGGCGTCGGGGTCGGAGCCGGTCAGCGTCTGCTGGGTGTGCTCGAGGAAGGCGAAGCGGTGGCGCACCAGCCGCGGCTGCGACAGCGTCGGCACCAGTGAGACCCCGCTGCGCAGCGGCGCGGGCGCGAGGCCGGCGAGCTCCTCGAAGGTCGGCGCGAGGTCGATGTTGCTGGTGACCTCGCCGCGCTTGCCGGGCACGACGCCCGGGCCGGTGACGAGCAGCGGCACCCGGACGTCGGTGTCGTACGGCGTCCCCTTGCCGCGGCCCATGCCCTGCTGGCCGAGGTGGAAGCCGTTGTCGGAGGTGAGCACGACGTAGGTGTTCGGGCCGACCGAGCGCAGGATCCGGCTCACCAGCCGGTCGGCGGAGCGGACCATGCGTGCGCGGTCGCGCAGGTCGCGGACCGCGACGGGCGCCGGGAGCGTCCGGGTGGTGTTCCACGCGCGGGCTCGCTTGCCGTTGGCCAGGCGCGGCCGGTTGTCCTTGCGCGGGTCGCCGAAGCCGGGGAGGTCGGCGGTGGTGAGCTTGCGGCACGCGACCCGGCCGCAGCTGCGCGGGCCGGAGCGGTCGCGGAACATCGGCGGGAAGAGCGGGTCGTCGGCGTAGTGGCCCTGCTGGTTGACCCTGTTGTGCGGGGCG
This sequence is a window from Nocardioides sp. S5. Protein-coding genes within it:
- a CDS encoding sulfatase-like hydrolase/transferase, whose product is MRHFKGALAGLCLLALVACGAPGGTGMVDGPVPPSTTSGASVDLRPAASQARRPNIVVVMLDDFSTDLVQTMRSAQRMRKAGASYPHSFVTDSLCCVSRSSFFTGQYPHQTGVRTNTSNQGTSTLGGWSAYDVNGNPERAFNVRLQEAGYTTGFVGKFLNEYEWSPGRALPPVVPGWSTFNTVFGSAYDGWDFASTSLAGQRLQLTQHPAPPASASAATKDRAYAGTVIGDLAMDFLRSGEASDAPYFLEVALYAPHNRVNQQGHYADDPLFPPMFRDRSGPRSCGRVACRKLTTADLPGFGDPRKDNRPRLANGKRARAWNTTRTLPAPVAVRDLRDRARMVRSADRLVSRILRSVGPNTYVVLTSDNGFHLGQQGMGRGKGTPYDTDVRVPLLVTGPGVVPGKRGEVTSNIDLAPTFEELAGLAPAPLRSGVSLVPTLSQPRLVRHRFAFLEHTQQTLTGSDPDAAFSGTELDRIPSFTAVRSRSALLARFDLDPRRDKVRWGYEYYSYARDRYERRNAFTSPRRQAEVAELMARLKAFDGCTETGGQPVPDACRALRR